In the Natronolimnobius baerhuensis genome, one interval contains:
- a CDS encoding LUD domain-containing protein encodes MAADRAQKAERIRHLLATEGASVEENARGFNDGRYESVARLEEYEDYKDRARAIKEDAIEHLPDLIEQVRETVEANGGTVYLAEDAADANRYVREVASDTEADTVVKSKSMTTEEIELNEALEAEGSEVWETDLGEFVLQVAEEAPSHLVAPAIHRSCEDIAHLFNEHFDTDEDLETAQELTDFAREYLGDQIREADLGITGANFVTADTGTMALVTSEGNARKTVAVPDTHVAVAGVEKIIPTFEDLQPFVELIGRSGTGQDITSYVSLFSPPVSTPPVDFESDEPIADDPDDREFHLVLLDNGRMDMREDDQLRETLYCIRCSACANSCANFQSVGGHAFGGETYTGGIATGWEAGVHGQDSAAEFNDLCTGCSRCVNQCPVNIDIPWINTVVRDRINHSGEDGQFDFLVEGLTPDAEPAGLDLQKRFFGNFSTLAKLGSATAPLSNWGADLSPSRWLMERVLGIDRRRELPRFERETFVEWFRNRDVPRSVDADYHAVVYPDLYTNHVRTERGKAAVRTLEALGVAVEVPDVASSGRAPLSQGMVDTAAGHADEVAADLESYLEAGYDVVVIEPSDHAMFQREYEKLLSEEQHESLADRSYEVFEYIYGLLENGADISELRNADRGATEEIAYHSHCQQRTLGLESYTTAVLEDLEYDVLTSDVECCGMAGSFGYKSEYYELSMDVGSRLGEQFETPEAADRTVVASGTSCLEQLDSLLTRQPRHPITLIEPPKS; translated from the coding sequence ATGGCAGCCGACCGAGCCCAAAAGGCAGAACGCATCCGGCATCTGCTGGCCACCGAGGGCGCAAGCGTCGAGGAGAACGCCCGCGGCTTCAACGACGGCCGCTACGAATCCGTTGCCCGACTCGAGGAGTACGAGGACTACAAGGACCGAGCGCGGGCGATCAAAGAAGACGCAATCGAGCACCTCCCCGACCTGATCGAGCAGGTTCGCGAGACGGTCGAAGCCAACGGCGGGACGGTCTATCTCGCCGAGGACGCTGCGGATGCCAATCGCTACGTTCGCGAGGTCGCCAGCGACACGGAGGCCGACACCGTCGTCAAATCGAAGTCGATGACGACCGAAGAAATCGAACTCAACGAGGCACTCGAGGCCGAAGGCAGCGAGGTCTGGGAGACTGACCTCGGCGAGTTCGTCCTGCAGGTCGCCGAGGAGGCCCCGAGTCACCTCGTCGCGCCGGCAATTCACCGCTCGTGTGAGGACATCGCCCACCTGTTTAACGAACACTTCGACACGGACGAGGACCTCGAGACGGCCCAGGAACTCACCGACTTCGCGCGGGAGTACCTCGGCGATCAGATCCGCGAGGCGGACCTCGGCATTACCGGCGCGAACTTCGTCACGGCGGATACGGGGACGATGGCGCTGGTGACCAGTGAGGGCAACGCCCGCAAGACCGTCGCCGTGCCGGACACCCACGTCGCAGTCGCGGGCGTCGAAAAGATCATTCCGACGTTCGAGGACCTCCAGCCGTTCGTCGAACTCATTGGCCGTTCGGGGACGGGCCAGGATATCACCTCCTACGTCTCGCTGTTCTCGCCACCGGTGTCGACGCCGCCAGTCGACTTCGAGAGCGACGAGCCGATCGCCGACGATCCGGATGACCGGGAGTTCCACCTCGTCTTGCTCGACAACGGCCGGATGGACATGCGCGAGGACGACCAGTTGCGCGAGACGCTGTACTGCATCCGCTGTTCGGCCTGTGCGAACTCGTGTGCGAACTTCCAGTCCGTCGGCGGCCACGCCTTCGGCGGCGAGACCTACACCGGCGGCATCGCGACCGGGTGGGAAGCCGGCGTCCACGGCCAGGACAGCGCCGCGGAGTTCAACGACCTCTGTACCGGCTGCTCGCGCTGTGTCAATCAGTGTCCGGTCAACATCGACATCCCGTGGATCAACACCGTCGTTCGCGACCGGATCAACCACAGCGGCGAGGACGGCCAGTTCGACTTCCTCGTCGAGGGACTCACACCCGACGCAGAACCAGCCGGACTCGATCTCCAAAAGCGGTTCTTCGGAAACTTTTCGACGCTCGCGAAACTCGGCTCCGCGACCGCGCCGCTTTCGAACTGGGGAGCCGATCTCTCGCCCTCGAGGTGGCTCATGGAGCGCGTCCTCGGCATCGACCGGCGGCGCGAACTTCCGCGGTTCGAACGCGAGACGTTCGTCGAGTGGTTCCGCAACCGCGACGTCCCCCGCTCTGTCGACGCCGACTACCACGCCGTTGTCTATCCCGACCTCTACACGAATCACGTCCGGACCGAGCGCGGGAAAGCCGCCGTTCGAACGCTCGAGGCGCTCGGCGTCGCCGTCGAAGTACCCGATGTGGCTTCCTCGGGACGCGCACCGCTCTCGCAAGGGATGGTCGACACCGCTGCGGGTCACGCTGACGAGGTTGCAGCCGATCTCGAGTCCTATCTCGAGGCGGGCTACGACGTGGTCGTCATCGAGCCGAGCGATCACGCGATGTTCCAGCGGGAGTACGAGAAACTGCTCTCCGAGGAACAGCACGAGTCACTCGCAGACCGGAGCTACGAGGTGTTCGAGTACATCTACGGGCTTCTCGAGAACGGCGCTGATATCTCCGAGTTACGGAACGCTGACCGAGGCGCGACCGAGGAAATCGCCTACCACTCACACTGCCAGCAGCGCACGCTCGGCCTCGAGTCGTACACGACGGCCGTCCTCGAGGACCTCGAGTACGACGTGCTCACCTCCGATGTGGAGTGTTGTGGCATGGCCGGCAGTTTCGGTTACAAGAGCGAGTACTACGAACTGAGTATGGACGTGGGGAGCCGTCTCGGCGAGCAGTTCGAGACGCCCGAGGCAGCGGATCGGACCGTCGTCGCCAGCGGAACGTCCTGCCTCGAGCAACTGGATTCACTGTTGACGCGCCAGCCTCGCCACCCGATTACGCTCATCGAACCACCGAAATCGTAG